In Anabaena sphaerica FACHB-251, the following are encoded in one genomic region:
- a CDS encoding serine/threonine-protein kinase has protein sequence MSYCLNPHCSKPENPDDVKFCLTCGTKLLLKERYRATKPIGQGGFGRTFLAVDEDKPSKPPCVIKQFYPQAQGTNTVQKAIELFNQEAVQLDELGQHPQIPALLAYCTQDDRQYLVQEFINGLNLAQELANRGAFNEIQIRQLLKDLLTVLQFCHTKQVIHRDIKPENIIRRGSDNKLVIVDFGAAKSTAGEALNRTGTSIGSPEYVAPEQMRGRAIFASDLYSLGVTCINLLTGRSPFDSYDTHNAAWVWRQYLQNPISNDLGNIIDKMVETIPSRRYQTTDAVIKDLNIQSPAVIPPTIISQPVKQNLPTSPPAVVPQTPSQLEKELLELKTQFTGGKVQPQNVTPQPSVSTNNPPQKDAVDKDLEEMKAKFLGNG, from the coding sequence ATGAGTTACTGTCTTAATCCCCATTGTTCCAAACCGGAAAACCCTGATGATGTCAAGTTTTGCCTGACTTGCGGTACAAAGCTACTTTTAAAAGAACGTTACCGCGCTACCAAACCCATTGGACAAGGTGGTTTTGGTAGAACTTTTTTAGCGGTGGATGAGGATAAACCCTCAAAACCTCCCTGTGTAATTAAGCAATTTTATCCCCAAGCTCAAGGTACAAATACGGTACAAAAAGCGATAGAGTTATTTAACCAGGAAGCGGTACAGTTAGATGAGTTGGGACAACATCCGCAAATTCCTGCACTGTTGGCTTATTGTACTCAAGATGACAGACAGTATTTAGTTCAAGAATTTATTAATGGGTTAAATTTGGCTCAAGAATTAGCAAACAGAGGCGCTTTTAATGAAATTCAAATTCGGCAATTACTGAAGGATTTATTAACGGTGTTGCAATTTTGTCATACTAAACAAGTAATTCACAGAGATATTAAACCAGAAAATATTATTCGTCGGGGTAGTGATAATAAACTGGTTATAGTTGATTTTGGTGCGGCGAAATCTACCGCAGGTGAGGCTTTAAACCGCACAGGTACAAGTATTGGTAGTCCTGAATATGTTGCACCAGAACAAATGCGCGGAAGGGCAATTTTTGCCAGTGATCTTTATAGTTTAGGGGTAACTTGTATTAATCTGTTAACGGGGCGATCGCCTTTTGATAGTTATGATACCCATAATGCGGCTTGGGTGTGGCGACAATATTTGCAAAATCCCATTAGTAACGATTTGGGTAATATTATTGACAAAATGGTAGAAACTATACCTAGTCGGCGTTATCAAACAACTGATGCAGTTATTAAAGATTTAAATATTCAATCTCCCGCAGTTATCCCACCCACAATTATTAGTCAACCTGTTAAACAAAATCTTCCTACTTCTCCACCTGCTGTTGTTCCTCAAACTCCTAGTCAATTAGAGAAGGAATTACTGGAATTAAAAACCCAGTTTACAGGTGGTAAAGTGCAACCGCAAAATGTGACCCCACAACCATCTGTTTCTACTAATAATCCTCCTCAGAAGGATGCTGTAGATAAAGATTTGGAGGAAATGAAGGCTAAGTTTTTGGGTAATGGATGA
- a CDS encoding type II toxin-antitoxin system RelE family toxin — translation MARLDGLATVLDFLNGLQPKIAAQIAKKVLALNVNPLPADSEQLSGYQGFYRVDSGEYRIVYRFFPEQDLVEVILVGKRNDDDVYKRLKRLLG, via the coding sequence ATGGCGAGGCTTGATGGTTTAGCCACTGTTCTCGATTTTCTGAACGGTTTGCAGCCTAAGATAGCAGCGCAGATTGCAAAAAAAGTCTTGGCTTTGAATGTTAATCCTTTACCAGCAGATAGTGAACAGCTATCTGGTTATCAGGGTTTCTATCGAGTTGATAGTGGTGAATATCGAATTGTTTATAGGTTCTTCCCTGAACAAGATTTAGTGGAAGTGATTTTAGTTGGGAAGCGCAATGATGATGATGTCTACAAAAGATTAAAGCGTTTACTGGGATAA
- a CDS encoding Ycf66 family protein has protein sequence MLAYLLALVVGLGSLAIYLAAFFFPEIHRKNDFIWSGVGLFYALVLWIFAPRITGGLLLGHVASVALLVWFGWQTLSLRRQLTPEVQQTPIPSPELVKISIQEQVSKFSLQEKLGQIPAFVANVFSGVKGKVQQTVSKKPAAPPQKPVVEIIDHTTPVPEQPSETATLPDEAVTVPAPETGEPHPLTPSPQAGSGSEEVIAETETVSPESETEAKTETVPEAIPPNPPTPELVAQAQEETEQKPPIPVEEVAPDAVLAPPAEAPPEEFPPSPETER, from the coding sequence ATGCTGGCCTATCTCCTAGCGTTAGTAGTCGGACTTGGAAGTTTAGCCATTTACTTAGCAGCTTTCTTTTTCCCGGAAATCCACCGCAAGAATGACTTTATCTGGAGTGGTGTAGGGCTGTTTTACGCTTTGGTATTATGGATTTTTGCACCCCGGATTACTGGGGGTCTGTTACTAGGTCACGTAGCTAGTGTGGCGCTTTTGGTTTGGTTTGGTTGGCAAACTCTTTCTCTCCGTCGCCAACTCACACCAGAGGTACAACAAACGCCTATTCCCAGTCCTGAGCTAGTTAAAATTAGTATACAAGAACAGGTATCTAAGTTTTCTTTACAGGAAAAGCTGGGACAAATACCAGCCTTTGTTGCTAATGTCTTCAGTGGTGTTAAAGGCAAGGTACAGCAGACTGTGAGCAAAAAGCCTGCCGCACCCCCACAAAAACCTGTTGTGGAAATTATTGATCACACTACTCCTGTTCCAGAACAACCGAGTGAAACAGCAACACTACCAGATGAAGCGGTAACTGTTCCCGCACCTGAGACGGGAGAACCCCACCCCTTAACCCCCTCCCCGCAAGCAGGGAGTGGGAGTGAGGAAGTTATAGCTGAGACGGAAACTGTTTCCCCAGAGAGTGAAACTGAAGCCAAAACCGAAACTGTACCAGAAGCAATACCCCCAAATCCGCCAACTCCTGAGTTAGTAGCACAAGCGCAAGAGGAAACTGAGCAAAAACCCCCGATTCCTGTTGAGGAAGTTGCACCAGATGCGGTACTTGCTCCCCCAGCAGAAGCACCACCGGAAGAATTCCCGCCAAGTCCAGAAACTGAGCGTTAG
- a CDS encoding sensor histidine kinase, whose amino-acid sequence MKNKKLVNKLLLWFLLIALVPLSIVTSIQYYMARNSLIKEVNNNLISIADSKAKFLDFYIHEKQKNAENLAQIPNIIEATEKYQKAFNENGIDARQYQQIDQKYRQFITNYLDIFGYSDILLISQAGNTIFSINNAKEIGKNYYKGTYKNSEVAKVFDRAKTLMQVEISNFTYYTSNNEPTAFIAAPIFKKNLIIGVLVLQLNNQEFNKVVNDYTGLGKSGETIVGSLVDECIIFTAPTRHDQKAAFQRYINIRNNQSHPLNQANQGIKGNNITIDYRGQETIAAWRYLPSLNAGLLVKMDVAEVFKPLKTLKNIVIILGIITLLLVTLAAIIVAKSISQPVIELTKVVQEFAQGNFNKQASVLSDDEIGQLELSFNRMAAQLEASFETIQEREQQLTTAKKQLETVLAEVQQEAHQLAAQLIQSEKMSSLGQLVAGVAHEINNPINFIYGNLTPANEYIEDLLKLLQLYQQHYPHPVPEIQEQAEEIDINFLMADLPKLLNSMGIGAKRITEIVRSLRNFSRLDEAEMKAVNIHEGIDSTLMILENRLKATSDRPAIEVIKKYTELPLVECYTGQLNQVFMNILANAIDALEDRKIKNFVGLDKLQIYIYTELTHDKQVIIRIIDNGVGIPEKLKKLLFDPFFTTKPIGKGTGLGLSISYKIITQQHQGKLQCISSPGKGTEFMITIPLYQDIKPRPS is encoded by the coding sequence TTGAAAAATAAAAAACTTGTTAATAAACTACTATTGTGGTTTTTATTAATTGCCTTAGTACCCCTGAGTATAGTTACCTCTATACAATATTACATGGCCCGTAATTCTTTAATAAAAGAAGTTAATAATAATTTAATTTCTATTGCCGATAGTAAAGCAAAATTTTTAGATTTTTATATTCACGAAAAACAAAAAAATGCGGAAAATCTCGCCCAAATACCAAATATAATTGAAGCCACAGAGAAATATCAAAAAGCTTTTAACGAAAATGGAATTGATGCCAGACAATATCAGCAAATAGACCAAAAATATCGCCAGTTTATTACTAATTACTTAGATATATTTGGTTATTCTGATATCTTGTTAATCTCTCAAGCTGGAAATACGATTTTTTCTATAAATAACGCTAAAGAAATAGGAAAAAACTACTACAAAGGAACTTATAAAAATTCTGAAGTAGCCAAAGTATTTGACCGTGCCAAAACATTAATGCAAGTAGAAATATCCAATTTTACTTATTATACATCTAATAATGAACCCACTGCTTTTATTGCTGCCCCTATCTTTAAAAAGAATCTAATTATTGGTGTATTAGTACTGCAACTGAATAATCAAGAATTTAATAAAGTAGTCAATGACTATACTGGCTTAGGTAAAAGTGGTGAGACAATTGTCGGTTCATTAGTTGATGAATGCATAATTTTTACTGCTCCTACTAGACATGACCAAAAAGCAGCTTTTCAAAGATATATCAATATTAGGAACAATCAATCACACCCACTCAACCAAGCGAATCAGGGTATTAAAGGAAATAATATCACAATTGATTACCGGGGTCAAGAAACTATTGCTGCCTGGAGATATTTACCTTCTTTAAATGCGGGACTTTTGGTAAAAATGGATGTAGCCGAAGTCTTTAAACCCTTAAAAACCCTCAAAAATATTGTTATTATTTTAGGAATTATTACACTCTTGTTAGTTACATTGGCAGCTATCATAGTTGCCAAATCTATTTCTCAGCCAGTTATTGAACTTACCAAAGTAGTTCAAGAATTTGCTCAAGGAAATTTCAATAAACAAGCATCAGTTCTTAGTGATGATGAAATTGGTCAACTAGAACTGTCATTTAATCGCATGGCTGCACAACTAGAAGCCTCTTTTGAAACTATTCAAGAACGGGAACAGCAACTAACTACCGCCAAAAAGCAACTAGAAACAGTTTTAGCAGAAGTGCAGCAGGAGGCACATCAACTAGCGGCTCAATTGATTCAAAGTGAAAAGATGTCTAGTTTGGGACAGCTAGTAGCGGGTGTAGCACACGAAATCAACAACCCAATTAACTTTATCTATGGTAATCTCACTCCTGCCAATGAATACATTGAAGATTTACTCAAGTTGTTACAACTTTATCAACAGCACTATCCTCACCCAGTCCCAGAAATTCAAGAGCAAGCAGAAGAAATAGATATTAATTTCTTAATGGCAGACCTGCCTAAGCTGCTAAATTCAATGGGAATTGGTGCTAAAAGAATAACAGAAATTGTGCGATCGCTGCGAAACTTTTCTCGCTTGGATGAGGCGGAAATGAAAGCAGTAAATATCCATGAAGGTATTGATAGTACACTCATGATTTTAGAAAATCGTCTCAAAGCTACATCTGATCGTCCAGCCATTGAGGTGATTAAGAAATACACTGAGTTACCACTAGTAGAGTGTTACACAGGACAACTTAATCAAGTATTTATGAATATTCTTGCCAATGCGATTGATGCTTTAGAAGACAGAAAAATCAAAAACTTTGTCGGTTTAGATAAACTACAGATTTATATTTACACAGAATTGACTCATGATAAACAAGTAATTATTCGTATTATCGATAACGGTGTTGGTATCCCAGAAAAATTGAAAAAGCTATTGTTCGATCCTTTTTTTACTACTAAACCCATAGGGAAAGGGACGGGTTTAGGTTTATCTATTAGTTATAAAATTATTACTCAACAACATCAGGGAAAATTGCAGTGTATTTCTTCCCCTGGAAAGGGTACAGAATTTATGATTACCATTCCCTTGTATCAAGATATTAAACCTCGTCCAAGTTGA
- the metK gene encoding methionine adenosyltransferase — protein sequence MKKDFMFTSESVTEGHPDKLCDQISDAIIDRFLQQDPYSRIITECAVSTGIVFIAARFQPSGNVDFTNIARQVIEQVGYQQTEFNGKNCSILTSLTELPPDEYHLFDEKNLSDAEIEKITVTNQATVFGFACNQTYNFMPLPIWLAHKLARQISAVRKQKILPYLTPDGKTQVGVEYKNRRPYRIHSITVIASQNQPAQPDLQQLRDDIRETVISPVFENEKIKPDAKTRIFINPDGRFIIGGPTTHAGLTGRKNAIDTYGEYSKHSGSALSGKDPIRIDRVGAYAARYAAKNVVAAKLADECEVQLSYSIGLSRPVSVQVETFGTGKISDEEITAILEKHFDFRLAGIIKKFDLRFLPSLTKGGFYRQLAAYGHVGRSDIELPWEKVDKVGVF from the coding sequence ATGAAAAAAGATTTTATGTTTACTTCGGAATCTGTGACGGAAGGGCATCCTGATAAGCTTTGTGATCAGATAAGTGATGCTATTATCGACAGGTTTTTACAACAAGACCCATACTCTAGAATTATTACAGAATGTGCAGTTTCGACAGGAATTGTTTTTATTGCTGCTAGATTTCAACCAAGTGGAAATGTAGATTTTACTAATATAGCACGACAGGTAATTGAACAGGTTGGTTATCAACAAACGGAATTTAATGGTAAAAATTGTAGTATTTTAACTAGCTTAACAGAATTACCTCCTGATGAATATCATTTATTTGATGAGAAAAATTTATCTGATGCGGAAATAGAGAAAATTACTGTCACTAATCAAGCTACGGTTTTTGGGTTTGCTTGCAATCAAACTTATAACTTTATGCCTTTACCAATTTGGTTAGCACATAAATTAGCTAGACAGATTAGTGCAGTGAGAAAGCAAAAAATCCTCCCTTATCTGACTCCAGATGGTAAAACTCAGGTAGGTGTTGAATATAAAAATCGTAGACCTTATAGAATTCACAGTATTACAGTTATTGCTAGTCAAAATCAACCTGCACAACCTGATTTACAACAATTGCGTGATGATATTCGTGAAACTGTGATTTCTCCTGTTTTTGAGAATGAAAAAATCAAACCTGATGCCAAAACTAGAATATTTATTAATCCTGATGGCAGATTTATTATTGGTGGACCAACTACTCATGCAGGTTTAACAGGTAGGAAAAATGCTATTGATACCTATGGTGAATATTCTAAACATAGCGGTTCGGCGTTAAGTGGTAAAGACCCCATTAGAATAGATAGAGTTGGTGCTTATGCTGCCAGATATGCTGCTAAAAATGTCGTTGCTGCTAAATTAGCTGATGAATGCGAAGTACAATTAAGTTATTCTATCGGACTTTCTCGACCTGTGAGTGTGCAGGTAGAAACTTTTGGAACTGGGAAGATTTCTGATGAGGAAATTACAGCAATTTTAGAGAAACATTTTGATTTTCGATTAGCAGGAATTATCAAGAAATTTGATTTAAGATTTTTACCTTCGTTAACTAAAGGTGGTTTTTATCGTCAGCTTGCTGCTTATGGTCATGTGGGTAGAAGTGATATAGAATTGCCTTGGGAAAAGGTAGATAAGGTGGGTGTGTTTTAG
- the gndA gene encoding NADP-dependent phosphogluconate dehydrogenase has product MTLQSFGVIGLAVMGENIALNVERNGFPIAVYNRSREKTDAFMAQRAGGRNVVAAFTLEEFVAALERPRKILVMVQAGKPVDAVIQQLKPLLQEGDIIIDGGNSWFEDTERRTQELEPTGLRYIGMGVSGGEEGALNGPSLMPGGTKSSYEYLSPIFNKIAAQVDDGPCVTYIGPGGSGHYVKMVHNGIEYGDMQLIAEAYDLLKNVAGLSAAQLHEVFSEWNTTDELNSFLIEITANIFPYVDPETKKPLVDLIVDAAGQKGTGRWTVQTALELGVAIPTITAAVNSRILSSIRDERIAASKQITGPSAKYTGDIKAFVNMVRDALYCSKICSYAQGMALLSTASKTYNWDLNLGEMARIWKGGCIIRAGFLNKIKKAFDENPALPNLLLAPEFKQTILDRQAAWREVIVTAAKLGIPVPAFSASLDYFDSYRRERLPQNLTQAQRDYFGAHTYKRTDKEGTFHTEWVPIAEAKK; this is encoded by the coding sequence ATGACACTACAAAGCTTTGGTGTGATTGGATTAGCCGTTATGGGCGAGAATATCGCTCTAAACGTTGAGCGCAATGGCTTCCCAATTGCAGTTTACAACCGTTCTCGCGAGAAAACCGATGCCTTCATGGCGCAACGCGCTGGAGGACGGAATGTGGTTGCAGCCTTTACCTTAGAAGAATTCGTTGCTGCACTAGAACGTCCCCGCAAAATTCTAGTGATGGTACAAGCTGGTAAGCCTGTTGATGCGGTAATTCAACAGCTTAAGCCTTTGCTACAAGAGGGTGACATCATTATTGATGGTGGTAACTCTTGGTTTGAAGATACCGAAAGACGGACTCAGGAATTAGAACCCACCGGTTTACGCTACATCGGTATGGGTGTGAGTGGTGGTGAAGAAGGTGCGCTGAATGGTCCTTCTCTCATGCCTGGTGGTACAAAAAGTTCCTATGAGTACCTATCCCCCATTTTCAACAAAATCGCTGCTCAAGTTGATGATGGTCCTTGTGTAACTTACATTGGTCCCGGTGGTTCTGGACACTATGTAAAAATGGTTCACAACGGCATTGAGTACGGCGATATGCAGTTAATTGCAGAAGCTTACGATTTGCTGAAAAATGTGGCTGGTTTAAGTGCTGCACAGCTACATGAAGTGTTTAGTGAGTGGAATACAACTGACGAACTCAATTCATTTTTGATTGAGATTACAGCGAATATTTTCCCCTACGTTGACCCAGAAACCAAGAAGCCCTTGGTTGATTTAATTGTTGACGCTGCGGGACAAAAAGGTACTGGTCGTTGGACTGTACAAACTGCTTTGGAATTAGGCGTTGCTATTCCTACAATTACTGCGGCTGTTAATTCCCGGATTCTCTCTTCGATTAGAGATGAACGGATTGCTGCTTCTAAGCAAATTACTGGCCCATCTGCTAAGTATACCGGAGATATCAAGGCTTTTGTGAACATGGTGCGTGATGCGCTCTACTGTTCCAAAATTTGTTCTTATGCTCAAGGTATGGCGTTGTTATCTACAGCTTCTAAAACCTACAATTGGGATCTAAATCTGGGTGAAATGGCTCGGATTTGGAAGGGTGGTTGTATTATTCGCGCTGGTTTCTTGAATAAGATTAAGAAGGCATTTGACGAAAATCCAGCATTACCTAACTTGTTGTTAGCACCTGAATTTAAGCAAACAATTCTGGATAGACAAGCAGCTTGGCGGGAAGTTATTGTGACTGCTGCTAAGTTGGGTATTCCTGTTCCTGCTTTTAGTGCTTCTCTCGATTATTTCGACAGCTACCGTCGGGAACGTTTACCTCAAAACTTGACTCAAGCACAACGCGACTACTTCGGCGCGCACACCTACAAGCGTACTGATAAAGAAGGAACTTTCCACACTGAATGGGTTCCTATTGCTGAAGCTAAGAAGTAA
- a CDS encoding Rieske 2Fe-2S domain-containing protein — MKNQFSWTQQWYPISPISYLDPAEPTPVNLLGKKLVIWRDKNENWVVMDDACPHKLARLSLGKINADGTLMCRHHGWCFNSEGKCTKIPMLAGSEAEETACKSERSQVTTYPTKVAQNLLWVWPDHSLTAFADCTSKQPATIPETELDIHATDWYMFEAPVGYTVSVESSFDPSHAQFLHEGIGSFSPEKTVPIQQFENIGEITGQGGFTLKHSGYNLSNKDMEATRKFTPPSANTTIYKYANGKSNLFQLYFVPTKPGYCRYIVKFLTGVNSTSKNPFFNLLPQYFQTGLQHISGYKLGDQDLAMMHSQETLESSIQKPWTKAYFMPAKSDVGVVTFRKWLDEFAGGSPAWSGDIKTSFQELDEQQLFDRWHRHTKHCPSCRSSLMLIEKLQRICNISTVVFAVLTLLLIIISVPVQLAVISTIIAVVSSLAFYLLDDLKHRFLSSVPKRGIPWVKLYKNQVKIG; from the coding sequence ATGAAAAATCAATTTTCTTGGACTCAACAATGGTATCCTATTAGTCCCATCAGCTATTTAGATCCTGCTGAACCCACTCCTGTCAACCTGCTGGGTAAAAAGCTGGTAATTTGGCGAGATAAAAACGAAAACTGGGTAGTGATGGATGATGCTTGTCCTCATAAGTTAGCGCGTCTATCGCTGGGAAAAATCAATGCAGATGGAACCTTGATGTGTAGACATCATGGTTGGTGTTTTAACAGTGAGGGAAAATGTACGAAAATTCCCATGTTAGCAGGTAGTGAAGCAGAAGAAACAGCTTGTAAAAGTGAGCGATCGCAAGTTACCACCTATCCCACAAAAGTAGCACAAAATTTACTTTGGGTATGGCCTGATCATAGTTTAACAGCATTTGCCGATTGTACATCTAAACAACCAGCCACCATCCCAGAAACAGAACTTGATATTCATGCCACAGACTGGTATATGTTTGAAGCACCAGTCGGTTATACAGTATCAGTTGAAAGTAGTTTTGACCCTTCCCATGCTCAATTTTTACACGAAGGAATTGGGAGTTTTTCACCAGAAAAAACTGTACCTATCCAGCAGTTTGAAAATATAGGAGAAATCACAGGGCAAGGAGGTTTTACCCTCAAACATAGCGGCTATAATCTTTCAAATAAAGATATGGAAGCTACGCGGAAATTTACACCACCTTCTGCCAATACGACTATATATAAATATGCTAACGGCAAAAGTAACCTATTTCAATTATACTTTGTGCCAACAAAACCAGGTTATTGTCGGTACATCGTCAAGTTTCTAACTGGTGTTAATTCTACTTCTAAGAATCCGTTTTTTAATCTGCTTCCCCAATATTTTCAAACCGGATTACAACATATATCCGGTTACAAACTTGGTGATCAAGATTTAGCCATGATGCACTCTCAAGAAACCCTTGAATCATCAATACAAAAACCTTGGACAAAAGCTTATTTTATGCCAGCTAAATCTGATGTAGGTGTTGTTACCTTTAGGAAATGGTTAGATGAATTTGCCGGAGGTAGTCCCGCTTGGTCAGGAGATATAAAAACCAGTTTTCAAGAATTAGATGAGCAGCAATTATTCGACAGATGGCACAGGCATACAAAACATTGTCCTAGTTGTCGTAGTTCATTAATGTTGATAGAAAAATTGCAAAGAATTTGTAACATCAGCACCGTCGTTTTTGCAGTATTAACATTACTATTAATTATCATCAGTGTACCTGTACAATTAGCAGTGATATCTACAATTATTGCTGTTGTTAGTTCCTTAGCATTTTATCTATTAGATGATTTGAAACATCGTTTTTTAAGCAGTGTTCCCAAACGGGGTATACCTTGGGTAAAGCTGTATAAAAATCAGGTAAAAATTGGGTAA
- a CDS encoding type II toxin-antitoxin system Phd/YefM family antitoxin: MHLYTDYSYAIASAKINIVKMSKLVKIAMQTYTLTDARNKHGEVFDKAATEPVLLTKQSRPSHVIISAQSYQQLIHRLNELEDMVLGQAAETALSQSQMVGTEAFTSALEHLANGEA; the protein is encoded by the coding sequence TTGCATCTCTACACTGACTATAGTTATGCGATCGCATCTGCTAAAATAAATATAGTCAAAATGTCTAAATTAGTCAAAATTGCTATGCAGACCTACACTCTCACAGATGCTCGCAATAAACACGGAGAGGTTTTTGATAAAGCCGCTACTGAGCCAGTGTTACTAACCAAACAATCACGGCCTAGCCATGTAATTATCTCAGCCCAAAGCTATCAACAATTAATTCATCGGCTGAATGAATTAGAAGATATGGTTTTAGGTCAAGCTGCTGAAACTGCTCTGAGTCAATCGCAAATGGTTGGTACAGAGGCTTTTACATCTGCACTAGAGCATTTAGCTAATGGCGAGGCTTGA